The following proteins come from a genomic window of Nitrosopumilus sp.:
- a CDS encoding mechanosensitive ion channel family protein: MVFEFLQSLADVELVGGLTLLSLLVGGIIMGVGVIIARTVKLLFMKYYAPKLPQDSAKNFAKLIYFGIILLSFLVFTSNTGLDLSGLLVAGGIFGIVIGFATQSVVSNLISGVFLMIEKPVKQGDNIEIPGSDVSGTLLDISTFSVRVRKFDGTIVRIPNESFFTSNIRSLSSSPVRRTEAVVGIAYKEDIDGAISVLEKQIRKSMPFVLMLPKPEFRIKELADSSVNIEILVWHPRNDWDAVGPHLLKFAKSALDDAGIEIPFPQRVIWQAKE, translated from the coding sequence ATGGTGTTTGAATTTCTACAAAGTTTAGCTGATGTTGAACTCGTTGGAGGTTTAACACTTCTGTCATTGTTAGTTGGTGGGATAATTATGGGTGTGGGGGTGATAATTGCAAGAACTGTTAAATTATTATTTATGAAATACTATGCGCCAAAACTTCCTCAAGATTCTGCAAAAAACTTTGCAAAACTAATCTATTTTGGAATAATTCTATTATCCTTCTTAGTTTTTACATCTAATACAGGCTTAGATCTTTCTGGTTTGCTTGTTGCAGGCGGAATATTTGGAATAGTGATTGGTTTTGCTACTCAATCCGTAGTTTCCAATTTAATTTCAGGTGTTTTCTTGATGATCGAAAAGCCAGTAAAACAAGGTGATAACATTGAGATTCCGGGTTCAGATGTTTCTGGAACTTTATTGGATATCAGTACTTTTTCGGTTCGTGTGAGAAAATTTGATGGCACTATAGTTAGAATTCCAAATGAATCATTCTTTACATCAAACATTCGCTCTCTTTCTTCCTCTCCTGTAAGAAGAACAGAAGCGGTAGTTGGAATTGCGTATAAAGAAGATATTGATGGTGCTATATCGGTACTTGAGAAGCAAATTCGTAAATCCATGCCATTTGTTTTGATGCTTCCAAAACCTGAATTTCGAATTAAAGAATTGGCAGATTCAAGCGTGAATATAGAAATTCTAGTTTGGCATCCTCGTAATGATTGGGATGCGGTAGGTCCACATTTGCTCAAATTTGCTAAATCTGCATTAGATGATGCTGGAATTGAAATACCCTTCCCTCAGCGTGTAATATGGCAAGCAAAAGAATAG
- the cysS gene encoding cysteine--tRNA ligase has product MKIHNTLLNSEQELDISKKVKIYLCGVTVYDESHIGHARTIIIFDVLRKFLENKNVEVEFVQNFTDVDDKIINRANSENTTAEAISTKYIERYFKDFDGLNVKRATNYPKATEHIDDIIKFVEKLIEKKIAYTTKNGVYFSVSKFPEYGKLSKKKIDELQSGSRIEVDEAKNDPLDFAVWKFSNTEPVWDSPWGKGRPGWHIECSAMSIKYLGENFDIHGGGRDLIFPHHENEIAQSESCTDSPFAKIWMHVGMVTINGEKMSKSLGNIKSIKHVLENWGSNIIRLFCLSGHYSKPIDYSEELLKENVTKWRQVETGYYELIHAHGENDEEINSIIDKTSTDFDNALNDDLNTHLALSAFFQLVKETNRLAAEEKLGSKDAQSIKKELERMMKILGLSIPEMTESEKQEIDNLISNREKFRKDKQFEEADKIRDKLNEMNIELIDHKGKTIWMKKERIENDN; this is encoded by the coding sequence ATGAAGATTCACAATACATTATTAAATTCGGAACAGGAATTAGATATTTCAAAAAAAGTGAAAATTTACTTATGTGGAGTGACAGTGTATGATGAATCACATATTGGTCATGCTAGAACGATCATAATTTTTGATGTACTAAGGAAGTTCTTAGAGAACAAAAATGTAGAAGTTGAATTTGTCCAGAATTTTACAGATGTAGATGATAAAATAATTAATCGTGCGAATTCAGAAAACACAACTGCTGAGGCAATAAGCACAAAATACATTGAAAGATATTTCAAAGATTTTGATGGATTAAATGTAAAGCGTGCAACAAACTATCCAAAAGCCACCGAACATATTGACGACATTATAAAATTTGTTGAAAAACTAATTGAAAAGAAAATTGCATATACTACAAAAAATGGAGTATATTTTTCAGTCTCAAAATTTCCAGAGTATGGAAAATTATCAAAGAAAAAAATTGATGAGTTACAATCAGGTTCCAGAATAGAAGTTGATGAGGCAAAAAATGATCCTTTAGATTTTGCAGTATGGAAATTCTCAAACACAGAACCTGTATGGGATAGTCCATGGGGGAAAGGCAGGCCAGGTTGGCATATTGAATGTTCTGCTATGAGCATCAAGTATCTAGGAGAAAATTTTGACATCCATGGTGGAGGACGTGATCTAATATTTCCGCATCATGAAAATGAGATTGCGCAATCTGAATCATGCACAGATTCACCATTTGCAAAAATTTGGATGCATGTAGGCATGGTTACCATCAATGGAGAAAAGATGTCAAAATCATTAGGGAATATAAAATCAATCAAGCATGTTTTAGAGAACTGGGGCTCAAACATCATCAGATTATTCTGTCTGTCAGGACACTATTCCAAACCTATCGATTATTCTGAAGAACTACTCAAAGAGAATGTAACAAAATGGAGGCAGGTAGAGACAGGCTATTATGAATTAATTCATGCTCATGGTGAAAATGACGAAGAAATAAATTCAATTATCGATAAAACAAGCACCGATTTTGACAATGCATTAAATGATGATTTGAATACACATCTTGCATTATCTGCATTTTTTCAACTAGTAAAAGAAACCAATAGACTTGCAGCCGAAGAAAAACTAGGAAGTAAAGATGCACAAAGCATAAAAAAAGAACTTGAAAGGATGATGAAAATTTTAGGACTATCAATTCCAGAAATGACTGAAAGTGAAAAACAAGAAATTGATAATTTGATTTCAAATAGAGAGAAATTTAGAAAAGACAAACAATTTGAAGAAGCAGATAAAATTCGTGATAAACTAAATGAGATGAACATAGAATTAATTGATCATAAAGGAAAAACAATCTGGATGAAAAAAGAACGAATTGAGAATGACAATTAA
- a CDS encoding DUF432 domain-containing protein — protein MSQIQPESVFSDYGIYTITDNLELSLPDITIKIDKIGDHVFSYVRKDAEDNIIKKIIPTKSEDLTIELSPIRPLNYPAKRTSYVYLDFETPLFLSEGSAVTVFVRCPIEIGVFLVHDGHKDSLDCFTCDPKNSRFCLYGAPESGNLCKYALSEIVESYDDSMPFLNGVLKIDIKNDLDKGLTLSKIVFPITGNSIYYKNSKAIIDSLSAIMKKKLTIEIIDVTSNTIQTDWIMSPTFEQIESIKHMDMGVD, from the coding sequence ATGAGTCAAATACAACCTGAATCAGTTTTTTCCGATTATGGTATTTACACAATCACTGATAATCTTGAATTGTCTCTTCCTGATATAACTATTAAAATTGATAAAATCGGTGATCATGTTTTTTCATATGTTCGAAAAGACGCTGAAGACAATATTATTAAAAAAATAATTCCTACAAAATCTGAAGATCTAACTATTGAACTGTCTCCGATTAGACCCTTGAATTATCCTGCTAAAAGAACTAGCTATGTCTATTTAGATTTTGAAACTCCTCTTTTTCTGTCTGAAGGTTCTGCTGTTACTGTTTTTGTAAGGTGTCCAATAGAGATAGGTGTATTTTTAGTTCATGATGGCCATAAGGATTCCTTAGACTGCTTTACATGTGACCCTAAAAATTCAAGATTTTGTTTATATGGTGCTCCTGAATCTGGAAATCTTTGTAAATATGCTCTATCTGAAATCGTGGAATCATATGATGATTCTATGCCCTTTCTAAATGGTGTTTTAAAAATTGATATTAAAAATGATTTAGATAAAGGATTGACACTTTCAAAAATTGTTTTTCCTATAACTGGGAACTCAATTTATTACAAAAACTCAAAGGCCATAATTGATTCTTTAAGTGCAATAATGAAGAAAAAACTTACTATCGAAATAATTGATGTAACTTCAAATACAATACAAACTGATTGGATAATGTCTCCAACATTTGAACAAATTGAAAGCATAAAACACATGGATATGGGTGTTGATTAA
- a CDS encoding Nre family DNA repair protein, with the protein MFSDSQEIRRSILAKWHETLSKHGNLFSSDSISGTSPPSVFVGSYNYPKVFVGPMVPPVHGDTSILDNPERWKEKSLEDIVNFRLNLVRGIQKISVDKTEGRYIENLQEVVMSSKPIDSDLIFEKSTSSHISLDGESAPFGPTGIIHSAKFSGTTSEKSIEKTFYDKDMKAQDAVLNLYNSGIEISKIQKCFSIGMLGQKRKLVPTKWSITATDDIISKSLVDEILDYSIIDSCKIFSYEHLGNVFVIVLFPHRWIYEMIEAWYSNGILGFGSDYEDARGIDHPPAIAGAYFAAKLGVLEYLAKNKIQSGVVILREIRPEYAIPVGVWQVREGVREAMKQKSILADNFDDAILLASNKMSISKSEWLTNGNILKLIHQKTLSDFF; encoded by the coding sequence ATGTTCTCAGATTCTCAGGAGATTAGACGATCAATTTTGGCAAAATGGCATGAAACACTTTCAAAACACGGTAATCTGTTTTCATCTGATTCAATAAGTGGCACTAGCCCCCCATCTGTTTTTGTTGGTTCCTATAATTATCCTAAAGTCTTTGTTGGACCAATGGTTCCTCCAGTCCATGGCGACACTAGCATACTTGATAATCCTGAAAGATGGAAAGAAAAATCTTTAGAAGATATTGTAAATTTCAGATTAAATCTAGTGCGCGGAATACAAAAGATCTCTGTTGATAAAACTGAAGGAAGATACATTGAAAATCTTCAGGAAGTTGTAATGTCTTCAAAACCCATTGACTCTGATTTGATATTTGAAAAATCCACGTCATCTCATATTTCACTTGATGGAGAAAGTGCACCGTTTGGCCCAACTGGTATTATCCACTCAGCAAAATTTTCAGGAACAACATCTGAAAAATCAATAGAAAAAACATTCTATGATAAGGATATGAAAGCACAAGATGCAGTTTTGAATTTGTATAATTCTGGAATTGAAATTTCAAAGATTCAAAAATGTTTTAGTATTGGAATGCTAGGTCAAAAAAGAAAACTAGTTCCAACTAAATGGAGTATTACTGCAACTGATGACATTATTTCTAAATCTCTGGTTGATGAAATTTTAGATTATTCGATAATTGATTCCTGCAAAATTTTCTCTTATGAACATTTAGGAAACGTTTTCGTCATTGTATTGTTTCCTCATAGATGGATCTATGAAATGATTGAGGCATGGTATTCTAATGGGATATTGGGGTTTGGTTCTGATTACGAGGATGCACGTGGAATTGATCACCCTCCTGCAATTGCTGGTGCTTATTTTGCAGCTAAATTAGGCGTTTTGGAATATTTGGCCAAAAATAAAATTCAATCCGGAGTTGTAATTTTGAGAGAAATACGCCCCGAATATGCTATTCCTGTAGGCGTATGGCAGGTTCGTGAAGGAGTTCGAGAGGCAATGAAACAAAAATCTATACTTGCAGATAATTTTGATGATGCAATATTATTAGCATCAAATAAAATGAGCATTAGTAAATCTGAATGGTTAACAAATGGAAATATTTTGAAATTAATTCATCAGAAAACTTTATCTGACTTTTTTTAA
- a CDS encoding NAD+ synthase, translating to MNQEIINEIKNQDYASITQTLEKFLSDQIEKNHVKGLILGLSGGIDSAVLAYLCKRQLKEKTIALIMPDTLITPKSETEDALKMISLTGIEYKLIDIKPIVNEYSMYVEPNDWAKGNLRARVRANILYYYANSKNYLVLGSSDKSEYLLGYFTKYGDGASDITPIISLYKLQVREIAKYLGVPENVIAKRSSPHLWKEHEAEEELGASYEEIDSILYCLFDKKKSIDETAELTQIDKSLVEKIYSQNKNSEHKRLPAPMPDRD from the coding sequence TTGAATCAAGAGATTATCAACGAAATCAAAAATCAAGATTATGCATCAATTACACAAACATTAGAGAAATTTCTATCGGATCAAATAGAAAAAAATCACGTTAAAGGATTAATTTTAGGATTAAGTGGTGGAATCGATTCAGCAGTTTTAGCTTATCTCTGTAAACGACAACTCAAAGAAAAAACAATCGCACTAATTATGCCAGACACATTAATCACACCAAAATCTGAAACAGAGGATGCGCTCAAAATGATTTCACTGACAGGTATAGAATACAAGCTTATTGACATAAAACCAATTGTAAATGAATATTCAATGTACGTTGAGCCAAATGATTGGGCAAAGGGAAATCTACGTGCAAGAGTCAGAGCTAATATTTTGTACTACTACGCAAATTCCAAAAACTATCTAGTTTTAGGATCTAGTGATAAAAGTGAATACTTGTTAGGATATTTTACAAAATATGGAGACGGTGCATCAGATATTACACCAATCATCTCATTATACAAATTACAGGTAAGAGAAATTGCAAAATATCTAGGGGTTCCTGAGAATGTAATTGCAAAAAGAAGCAGCCCTCATTTGTGGAAAGAGCATGAGGCAGAAGAAGAATTAGGAGCATCATATGAGGAGATAGATTCTATCCTGTACTGTTTATTTGATAAAAAGAAATCAATTGATGAAACTGCTGAATTGACTCAAATTGATAAATCATTAGTTGAAAAAATATATTCACAAAATAAAAACAGCGAACATAAAAGATTGCCTGCACCAATGCCCGACAGAGATTAA